A window of Dermacentor andersoni chromosome 4, qqDerAnde1_hic_scaffold, whole genome shotgun sequence genomic DNA:
CGTGTTGTTATTCTTTTTCATAAAGTAACTGTTATAATGATATCTTGATATATTGATCAcgttaacctttttttttattgcttctcTATCTACTGGACATTCAGTTGCCAGCGGCACAGTGGCGTGACATAAAATTAAGCAGGCTATTGAATGCTTTTTAATAAAAAAGGCAACATGTTCCACTGTACAACCGAGCCAGAATTTGATTACTATGTAATTAAGAAGACTTACTAGAAAATGCTCAGAGCATTTACCTCCCACCTTGACTGGCTTCCAATTGAATCTCCCGAGCATTGAATGTAACTGTGCAACTTTGACGCATTTATGGAAAGCCACCATAATTCGTGACTCAAGAGGTTAAAACACGGTGTCTCCAACTTTAAAATGTCCACGATGCAAAGCCATTTCACCCTCACACCACACCTTCCTGCAGGACATACGGTAAACACAGAGAGCTACGCTGGCCGGTTACTGCTGTCGTTCTGGTGGCTCATGGTGCTGGTGATCACAAACGAATTCGCCGGTAACCTCATGGCCAGCATTGCCATCAAGAGCGAGCCGCCAAGATTCCGTTCGGTGGAAGACATCGCGTACCAGACATCCATACGACCACTCATCTGGAAGGACACAGGGTTTGATACATACGTGCGGGTGAGTGCCCATGCCTATAGGGTTGCGGGTCTCGGAGGTCAACTAAGTGTGAATACTTTCCGTTTTTTGTTGAAATCATTGTCAACGTTACAAGCACATACATATTTTTTGGGGCAGGGCCAAAAAAGCCGCTTAATTGGCTTGATGGAGGCTGTGCTCACATTgaaattaaagaaattaaatCATGGAGTTTTACGACCCAAAACCATGacaagattatgaggcacgccgtagtggaggactccgtaaattgggaccacctggggttctttaacgtgcacctaaatctaagtacacgggtgctttcgcatttcgctcccatcgaaatgaggccatcgtggccggaattcgatcccgtgacctcgtgctcagcagccgcgcaccatagcaactaagcaaccacggcgagtcacATTGCAATGCGATGGTTACAGTATGTATATGTAAAAGAATGTGGAATATGAAAAGCGATAAGAAGCGCGTATATATGGGGTTATACAGGGATAACTGTGAAGCATACGAATATTCGTATGCATCTGAACAAATGTGCTCTTGCCTAGTGTACAAATGCTAACGTTTGCGTCATGGGTAGCTTTACTTGACGGCATGCAGATGCCATAGTGGACCGGTGTCGGACTAGGCCGAATACTGCGAGAGCACTGTAAGAGCATTGTTATTTCACCCAACTGAGCTTCAAAGAGGAACAACAGAGCCATAGTGTGCTTCTTCGACAAAGGCCTAAAGGACAATAAAGAGGTCCACGCACTGTGCGCATAATACGCAAGTTGGGCGAACTATTGAAGCGTCCAGTTAACCTGCTGCAGTCTGACCACGAAACTATGGGACGTTCAACGCCCCGTCTACAACTCGGCAGCTTGTTTCGGTGACCTCATCGCTGCCCACTCCCTCCGTTTTTTTTTCCTACTTCCTGTGTTTCTTCCATTACTAAATGCACTATTGCAGGCAACGAAAATTGACGCGTTTCACGAATTACTTCCCTTGTGCAGGCGTCGCCAAGACCATTGCTTCGCGCACTGACCAAGCTGGCGATTCGCACAAGTGGATTCGTGACCCTGTCAGAACTGTACTCCGAATCTTCCCTGGAGCAGCTGTACAGTGGCCGCGCTGTCTTGATCAACGACCGAGACGGGAGCATGACCACCCTGGCCACGAAATGTCGGCTCACCGGTGGGAGGCTGTACGTGGCTCCGGAGTACCTGTTCACGATTTTCAGCACCGTCGCGTACTCCAAGCGGTTGCCGGCCGACCTGCAGGAGAGGATTCAAGCAAAGTACGCTTTCAGGTCGAGCTGTCGGCTCTCTGACATTCTCCTCTGGCGCACCGCACGTGTACGCAAGTGTCTTTCGCACTGCAAAGATCGCTAAATGTGGCAAGGACGAAGGCGACAAGATAACGTAGTCAAATCGTCGCTACGTCTGTCTCTTCGTTATCCTAGTGTAGTTGATTCGGAGATGAGAACTACGGCGAATTCGCCAAGAACCCGGTGTCGCTAAGGTGGTGCTCGAGTTAAATGAGCGCGAAAATCTTCGTTTTGTTAACCGAGTGTCGGGCCTCAATACCTCACAATATCTCGGAAGCTCTTCGTTTGCCTGCCCCTTCCGAGAGACTTTCTCctctttctcctttttgtgtTAGGTGAAAGTGCCATCCCATCAAATAAAACGTTattcgatcgatcgatcgatcgatcaatcaatcaatcaatcaatcaatcaatcaatcaatcaatcaatcaatcaatcaatcaatcaatcaatcaatcaatcaatcaatcaatatttcaCAGCGTACTGAGCAGCGCACAGTCCTTTTAGATACCGTAAGAAAGCGAAACTGGATTATGTAAATACATATTCGTTTTACTTCCATATCGTACAtttgtttattctttatttacttactttCTCACTCATTCACTAGCTCACCCACTTATTTTTTGCCTGGTGGAAGTGGTTTCAAGCTGCGATGAGCGTTGAGCAGTGTTTAATGAAATATTTAGTCTTCTTTTGCCTAACTATTCCCGGAGAGGCACTACACACTTCTTTACCTTGTGCTGTGCtctttgtctctctttctctgcatTTGCTCACTCGCTAAACGCAACTTCCGGGCGGGTTCTCTTCGCGGAAGAATGAGAGCCATCATCGAGTCTGGACTTCACCTCGAGTGGTACAACGAGGGGGTGAAGGCGTGGCACTTCTGCCAGGACATGCAACGGTCCGGCGCGTCCAAAGCCGGCGTGCTGTCTTTCGAGGAACTGAGCTACGACGACATGGCGGCCATATTCGTCCTGTGGGGCATCATGGTGGCCTTCTCTCTCATCGTCTTCGTGCTAGAGATGTGTTTTCACAAGATGGGGACCGAGCACTACTGCAGGTTCCCACGCATCAAGTATCCAAGGTTTCCACACAAGTATCCTGCACACCGCCCAGGACGCGTACTGAAGAAAGCACACTCTGTTAATAAATACGGCAATTGAGGTATCATTCTTATCCTTCATAAACATCGGGAATGGTGAAATGTGATGAAATTACGAGAAGGATGAATTGGTCATATGTCCAGGATGGATACATCGTGCGAAGGAGTTGGTAAGGGAGCATAGTCATTGACTTTGGGCTGCGGATTCTATATGATTCTTTCGATCCCACTTGCGGGAATGGCGTTGTTGACACTGAAATGCTATAACAGCACCCGACGTTGGGTACGTAATGTGGCACCTATGCATGTGTTCTAAGAAATAGGAACGTGTATGTGTGCAATGGACTGACGCTTATAGTTTCTTCTTTCAATCAATTGTTTGTAGTGCTATGATTTTCTCTTTTTCCTCTAGTGAGATTCACAGATCCTTTTTTCGTACAATGAGAGTAAGTGCTTACTTTTGTTACAGTCGGTTTATTGATATAGTAACCTTTTTACACGCGTTCTTATTTTCACCATTTTCAGTGTGAAATATACTAGCTGAAGCAAGTCGGCTTTCAGCTTCTGCATCGGATCACGATTCATTCCTATAGCCCGCCCTCCTACCTTAGCAAGGCTTCTTCTTGTGAGTAATTGTGGTAATAGCGCTGAACTGACGCGGACAAAAAAGACGACAAGAGAATTGTTGCTTTCAGTAACTTTGAGAATACCAGTGATGGAAGTTAACTAATGGGAAGGGAATATGCAGTTCGTATTCATTATATCCACTTTCGCatgacaagcttttttttttctcgcttgcaTTAACAATGAGTCGCTTTGGTTTGTTGTGAGGgatcttttttttatgtgaccaTATGTTCGTTCAgcttctttgaataaataaattatagggAGATTTAGCTCCGCGTGATACGTAACCGGGATACGCGATCTCCTTGTATATTTTAACATTGAGAGCCTTTTAACTCCATGCAGCCAATGAAAGGCTGCTTACTTTCGCATTTCCTTCTTGGGGAGACTGCAAAAATTGTCATACGTCCTTCTCAATCGGTACACCTAGCTCGCTCAGAGCCATTAAGTGTTATGAACAAGATTGGTGGGTGCGCATTAACGTGAATGATGAGTTATGGGTAACGATCTTCCATATTGGGTAGTATAGTGCTTCCTGCCGCTTAAATTTTCACTTCGCTGCGTGTGGATTTATTTCCGCGGACTGTAAAGTCAACGCTTCAAACCTACACACAAGCCTTTTCTCCCACTGAAGGCAAGCGTACGCAAATGAGGCAATGAGTGAGCAAAATATTTTAGCTTTAGCTTCTACTGAATGAATAAGCTTATACTAATAAATGCTAAATACAAAATAAGCGTGTATTAATAAACAGTTTTAGCTTGTACGCGTCAGCGCTTGCGGGTACCACGTTACCGTAGAGGTGTACGGCACCAATAACACCTGCATCGACATCTTGTCCCGCAGACCTTAACCAGAGCACACACAGAGCAACTACTGCAGTGGTTTACCCTATTCTGCTTAGCTTCTGGTGTAAAGCACTGGCAGCGACATCATCGTTGCCGTGCAGTACTGTTGCGATTCTCCTTCAGCGGGAATACTCACGAGAAACGATTTCTTTACCGCATCGTAGTTGGAGAAAGCGTCACAATATGTCGCTAACATATTTAGCAGCAGCTCCCTGGTTTGCTCTATGAGGACAAAATTGTGTTATTTGCTAAcaggcaaagtgatatgcaacgtctggca
This region includes:
- the LOC126537421 gene encoding uncharacterized protein, translated to MSAALALIEKRRPRSGNGFALEAYDNIWDILSSFAYKGHTVNTESYAGRLLLSFWWLMVLVITNEFAGNLMASIAIKSEPPRFRSVEDIAYQTSIRPLIWKDTGFDTYVRASPRPLLRALTKLAIRTSGFVTLSELYSESSLEQLYSGRAVLINDRDGSMTTLATKCRLTGGRLYVAPEYLFTIFSTVAYSKRLPADLQERIQAKMRAIIESGLHLEWYNEGVKAWHFCQDMQRSGASKAGVLSFEELSYDDMAAIFVLWGIMVAFSLIVFVLEMCFHKMGTEHYCRFPRIKYPRFPHKYPAHRPGRVLKKAHSVNKYGN